A single genomic interval of Babylonia areolata isolate BAREFJ2019XMU chromosome 26, ASM4173473v1, whole genome shotgun sequence harbors:
- the LOC143300426 gene encoding LYR motif-containing protein 4-like, which produces MSATRARVLSLYKKMLREGQKFTDYNFRKYAVRRTQDGFHHNMNVSDAARVQELIQEAEENLKIMQRQVLVGQLYGEGKLVIESMNEQDKSSR; this is translated from the exons ATGTCGGCGACAAGGGCTCGAGTACTTTCGCTCTATAAAAAGATGCTTAGAGAAGGACAAAAGTTCACGGATTATAACTTTAG gAAGTATGCAGTCCGCAGAACACAGGACGGCTTTCACCACAACATGAATGTCAGTGATGCTGCCAGAGTTCAGGAGCTGATCCAGGAAGCTGAGGAAAATTTGAAGATTATGCAGAGACag GTGCTGGTTGGACAGTTGTATGGGGAGGGGAAGCTGGTGATAGAGTCCATGAACGAACAAGACAAGTCGTCCAGATGA
- the LOC143300752 gene encoding phenylalanine--tRNA ligase, mitochondrial-like isoform X1 has protein sequence MAFRLKCTLQCVRGFVSLRWVSSQASGKRNPARDVLGNSVVVDGMTHPTDHLTNVTPSILAKVGRGLHRTNHHPLYLIRKRIEDFFYRHYINRRGNPIFSVYDSLSPVVTLEQNFDSLLVPENHVSRAPSESYYINSTHMLRAHTSAHQCELMRSGLDAFLVVGDVYRRDEIDSTHYPVFHQMEGVRLFTQHEQLFQKVRDTSGLGIFEVGGKRMPDKQETHSMEAAKLLEHNLKKTLMNLTKHLFGHDIEARWVDQYFPFTHPSWELEIKYQGDWLEVLGCGIVEQRILQSVGTGDRVGWAFGLGLERLAMKLYSIPDVRLFWSNDSGFLSQFQHCDTHTNITYKPVSVYPQCTNDLSFWLPSKPAQPYSSNDFYDIVRNVGEDLVEQVYLIDEFVHPKTQRTSHCYRIVYRHMERTLTQEEVSIIHHQIEDQVVKLLDGEIR, from the exons ATGGCCTTTAG ACTGAAGTGTACACTGCAGTGTGTGCGGGGCTTTGTGTCGTTGAGGTGGGTCAGCAGTCAGGCCTCGGGCAAAAGGAATCCAGCAAGAGATGTATTGGGCAACTCTGTAGTTGTCGATGGCATGACCCACCCCACTGACCATCTCACGAATGTTACACCAAGCATTTTGGCAAAG GTAGGAAGAGGTCTTCACAGGACGAACCACCATCCTCTTTATCTCATCCGCAAAAGAATCGAAGACTTTTTCTACCGCCATTACATCAATCGCCGTGGCAATCCTATCTTCTCAGTATACGATTCCCTTAGCCCAGTGGTGACCTTGGAGCAGAACTTTGACAGTCTGTTGGTGCCGGAGAACCATGTGAGTCGTGCCCCCTCAGAGAGTTACTACATCAATTCCACGCACATGCTGCGGGCGCACACTTCAGCACACCAGTGTGAACTGATGCGCTCAGGATTGGACGCATTCCTTGTGGTGGGTGATGTGTACCGGCGGGATGAAATTGACTCTACCCACTATCCTGTGTTCCATCAGATGGAGGGGGTGCGGCTCTTTACCCAGCATGAG CAGCTGTTCCAAAAGGTGAGAGACACTTCGGGGCTGGGAATCTTCGAGGTGGGTGGCAAGCGCATGCCGGACAAGCAGGAGACCCACAGCATGGAGGCAGCCAAACTCCTGGAGCACAACCTGAAGAAAACCCTGATGAACCTCACCAAGCACCTCTTCGGCCATG ACATTGAGGCACGGTGGGTGGATCAGTATTTTCCATTCACACACCCATCCTGGGAGCTGGAAATCAAGTACCAGGGAGACTGGCTGGAGGTGCTGGGCTGTGGCATTGTTGAGCAGCGCATCCTGCAGTCAG TGGGGACCGGTGACCGTGTGGGCTGGGCCTTTGGCCTGGGGCTGGAGAGGCTGGCCATGAAGCTCTATTCCATTCCAGACGTCCGCCTCTTCTGGAGCAACGACTCCGGCTTTCTGTCCCAGTTCCAGCACTGTGACACTCACACCAACATCACCTATAAG CCAGTCAGCGTCTACCCCCAGTGCACCAACGACCTGTCCTTCTGGCTGCCCTCGAAGCCTGCACAGCCGTACTCCTCCAACGACTTCTACGACATCGTGCGCAACGTGGGCGAGGACCTGGTGGAGCAGGTGTACCTCATCGATGAGTTTGTCCACCCCAAGACACAGCGCACCAGCCACTGCTACCGCATTGTGTACCGACACATGGAGCGCACCTTGACCCAGGAGGAGGTCAGCATCATCCACCACCAAATCGAGGACCAGGTGGTGAAGTTGTTGGACGGGGAAATTCGATGA
- the LOC143300752 gene encoding phenylalanine--tRNA ligase, mitochondrial-like isoform X2, which translates to MAFRLKCTLQCVRGFVSLRWVSSQASGKRNPARDVLGNSVVVDGMTHPTDHLTNVTPSILAKVGRGLHRTNHHPLYLIRKRIEDFFYRHYINRRGNPIFSVYDSLSPVVTLEQNFDSLLVPENHVSRAPSESYYINSTHMLRAHTSAHQCELMRSGLDAFLVVGDVYRRDEIDSTHYPVFHQMEGVRLFTQHELFQKVRDTSGLGIFEVGGKRMPDKQETHSMEAAKLLEHNLKKTLMNLTKHLFGHDIEARWVDQYFPFTHPSWELEIKYQGDWLEVLGCGIVEQRILQSVGTGDRVGWAFGLGLERLAMKLYSIPDVRLFWSNDSGFLSQFQHCDTHTNITYKPVSVYPQCTNDLSFWLPSKPAQPYSSNDFYDIVRNVGEDLVEQVYLIDEFVHPKTQRTSHCYRIVYRHMERTLTQEEVSIIHHQIEDQVVKLLDGEIR; encoded by the exons ATGGCCTTTAG ACTGAAGTGTACACTGCAGTGTGTGCGGGGCTTTGTGTCGTTGAGGTGGGTCAGCAGTCAGGCCTCGGGCAAAAGGAATCCAGCAAGAGATGTATTGGGCAACTCTGTAGTTGTCGATGGCATGACCCACCCCACTGACCATCTCACGAATGTTACACCAAGCATTTTGGCAAAG GTAGGAAGAGGTCTTCACAGGACGAACCACCATCCTCTTTATCTCATCCGCAAAAGAATCGAAGACTTTTTCTACCGCCATTACATCAATCGCCGTGGCAATCCTATCTTCTCAGTATACGATTCCCTTAGCCCAGTGGTGACCTTGGAGCAGAACTTTGACAGTCTGTTGGTGCCGGAGAACCATGTGAGTCGTGCCCCCTCAGAGAGTTACTACATCAATTCCACGCACATGCTGCGGGCGCACACTTCAGCACACCAGTGTGAACTGATGCGCTCAGGATTGGACGCATTCCTTGTGGTGGGTGATGTGTACCGGCGGGATGAAATTGACTCTACCCACTATCCTGTGTTCCATCAGATGGAGGGGGTGCGGCTCTTTACCCAGCATGAG CTGTTCCAAAAGGTGAGAGACACTTCGGGGCTGGGAATCTTCGAGGTGGGTGGCAAGCGCATGCCGGACAAGCAGGAGACCCACAGCATGGAGGCAGCCAAACTCCTGGAGCACAACCTGAAGAAAACCCTGATGAACCTCACCAAGCACCTCTTCGGCCATG ACATTGAGGCACGGTGGGTGGATCAGTATTTTCCATTCACACACCCATCCTGGGAGCTGGAAATCAAGTACCAGGGAGACTGGCTGGAGGTGCTGGGCTGTGGCATTGTTGAGCAGCGCATCCTGCAGTCAG TGGGGACCGGTGACCGTGTGGGCTGGGCCTTTGGCCTGGGGCTGGAGAGGCTGGCCATGAAGCTCTATTCCATTCCAGACGTCCGCCTCTTCTGGAGCAACGACTCCGGCTTTCTGTCCCAGTTCCAGCACTGTGACACTCACACCAACATCACCTATAAG CCAGTCAGCGTCTACCCCCAGTGCACCAACGACCTGTCCTTCTGGCTGCCCTCGAAGCCTGCACAGCCGTACTCCTCCAACGACTTCTACGACATCGTGCGCAACGTGGGCGAGGACCTGGTGGAGCAGGTGTACCTCATCGATGAGTTTGTCCACCCCAAGACACAGCGCACCAGCCACTGCTACCGCATTGTGTACCGACACATGGAGCGCACCTTGACCCAGGAGGAGGTCAGCATCATCCACCACCAAATCGAGGACCAGGTGGTGAAGTTGTTGGACGGGGAAATTCGATGA
- the LOC143300753 gene encoding lysosomal phospholipase A and acyltransferase-like, whose product MAFSSTSVLFVLLFCLTSAKQPKYPVILVPGDGGSQLFAKLDRPTVPHFYCSQKTAEYYNIWLDLEELAPVPIDCFVDNMKLRYNRTTHTSHNAEGVDIRIDSFGETQTVEWLDPDRLSHDVPSLAYFYTLVEMLVAHNYTRNVNIKGAPYDFRRAPNELGDFYKNLTRLIEDTYVENGNSPMVMVAHSMGNPVMLYFYNHMPLAWKNKYIRAHIALAGVWAGAVKPIRLMTSGDSLGVIVVSPLTVRPEQRAMPSTAWLMPSTRLWNSSEVLVITEHRNYTVSDYQQLFKDINYTDGFMLWQDTKDLIIDLQAPQVEVHGVHGYGLPTPGVLKFKSGGFPDTYPDTIPDDGDGTVNIRSLEAFLGWEAKQKAPVKHLVLKGAEHMAILKDPRTLDYVLNFLFGGGR is encoded by the exons ATGGCGTTCAGTAGCACCAGCGTACTTTTCGTCCTTTTGTTTTGCCTGACATCGGCGAAGCAACCGAAGTATCCAGTAATATTGG TACCTGGCGATGGCGGGAGTCAGCTGTTTGCCAAACTGGATCGTCCCACTGTGCCTCATTTCTACTGTTCCCAGAAGACGGCAGAGTATTACAACATCTGGCTGGACCTGGAGGAGTTGGCACCTGTCCCCATCGACTGCTTTGTGGACAACATGAA GCTACGCTACAATCGCAccacccatacttcacacaatgcAGAAGGCGTGGACATCCGCATTGACAGTTTTGGTGAGACGCAGACAGTGGAGTGGCTAGATCCGGACAGGCTCAGTCATGATGTGCCTTCAT TGGCCTATTTCTACACCCTGGTGGAAATGCTGGTGGCCCACAACTACACCCGCAACGTCAACATCAAGGGAGCGCCCTACGACTTCAGGAGAGCACCCA ACGAGCTGGGCGACTTCTACAAGAACCTGACCAGGCTGATTGAGGACACGTATGTGGAGAACGGGAACAGCCCCATGGTGATGGTGGCGCACTCCATGGGCAACCCGGTCATGCTCTACTTCTACAACCACATGCCCCTGGCCTGGAAGAACAAGTACATCCGGGCCCACATTGCTCTGGCCGGCGTGTGGGCTGGGGCCGTCAAGCCCATCCGTCTCATGACCTCAG gggaCTCTCTGGGGGTGATCGTGGTGAGCCCCCTGACGGTGCGCCCTGAGCAGCGCGCCATGCCCAGCACCGCCTGGCTGATGCCCTCCACCCGCCTGTGGAACTCCTCCGAGGTCCTGGTCATCACTGAGCACCGCAACTACACCGTCAGTGACTATCAGCAGCTGTTCAAGGACATCAACTACACTGACGGCTTCATGTTGTGGCAGGACACCAAGGACCTGATCATTG ATTTACAAGCCCCACAAGTGGAGGTGCATGGCGTGCACGGGTACGGACTGCCGACACCAGGAGTTTTGAAGTTCAAGTCCGGGGGGTTCCCAGACACGTACCCTGATACGATCCCCGACGACGGGGACGGGACAGTCAACATCCGCAGCCTGGAGGCGTTCCTCGGGTGGGAGGCCAAGCAGAAGGCGCCGGTCAAACACCTGGTCCTGAAAGGGGCGGAGCACATGGCCATCCTGAAAGACCCCCGCACCCTGGACTACGTCCTCAACTTTCTGTTTGGGGGCGGCAGATGA